Proteins from a genomic interval of Lycium ferocissimum isolate CSIRO_LF1 chromosome 2, AGI_CSIRO_Lferr_CH_V1, whole genome shotgun sequence:
- the LOC132046750 gene encoding branched-chain amino acid aminotransferase 2, chloroplastic-like, which translates to MESAAVFAGLHPNPGHLSRTAPIKLLPPSIDKTHFCPLPLKLQKQVHFASYINNSAINNGNTFRVASPASNVTSELADIDWDNLGFGFMPTDYMYIMKCSQGENFSKGELQRFGNIELSPSAGILNYGQGLFEGLKAYRKHDGNILLFRPEENAMRLKMGAERMCMPSPSVEQFVEAVKATVLANERWIPPPGKGSLYIRPLLMGSGAVLGLAPAPEYTLLIYVSPVGNYFKEGLAPINLIVETEMHRATPGGTGGVKTIGNYAAVLKAQSAAKAKGYSDVLYLDSVQKRYLEEVSSCNVFIVKGNLIVTPAIKGTILPGITRKSIIDVAISQGFQVEERLVSVDELLDADEVFCTGTAVVVSPVGSITHQGRRVTYGNDGVGVVSQQLYSALTSLQMGLSEDKMGWIVELK; encoded by the exons ATGGAGAGCGCCGCCGTGTTTGCGGGGCTTCACCCTAATCCCGGCCACCTTTCACGAACAGCTCCTATTAAGCTTCTTCCTCCTTCCATTGATAAAACTCATTTTTGTCCTCTCCCTCTCAAG CTTCAAAAGCAGGTTCATTTTGCTTCTTACATTAATAATAGTGCAATAAACAATGGAAATACATTTCGCGTGGCCTCTCCTGCAAG CAACGTAACATCTGAATTAGCCGACATCGATTGGGACAACCTGGGCTTTGGCTTTATGCCTACtgattatatgtatatcatgaaaTGTTCTCAAGGTGAAAACTTTTCTAAGGGTGAATTACAGCGTTTCGGTAACATTGAGTTGAGCCCGTCAGCTGGAATATTAAATTATGGTCAG GGATTGTTCGAAGGTTTAAAAGCATATCGAAAACATGATGGCAATATACTGTTGTTTCGACCCGAGGAAAATGCAATGCGCTTGAAGATGGGTGCTGAACGTATGTGTATGCCTTCTCCGTCGGTTGAACAGTTTGTGGAAGCAGTAAAAGCCACTGTTTTAGCGAATGAAAGATGG ATACCTCCTCCAGGTAAAGGTTCATTGTACATAAGGCCACTGCTTATGGGGAGTGGAGCTGTCCTTGGTCTTGCTCCCGCTCCTGAGTACACACTTCTGATTTATGTGTCACCTGTTGGAAATTATTTTAAG GAAGGTTTGGCACCTATAAATTTGATTGTTGAGACTGAAATGCACCGGGCAACCCCTGGCGGTACTGGAGGCGTCAAGACTATTGGAAATTATGCTGCA GTACTGAAGGCACAGAGTGCTGCTAAAGCAAAAGGCTATTCCGATGTTCTGTACCTTGATAGTGTTCAGAAAAGATATCTGGAAGAGGTTTCCTCTTGCAATGTCTTTATTGTGAAG GGTAATTTGATAGTAACTCCTGCAATTAAAGGAACCATTCTACCTGGAATTACGCGGAAGAGCATAATCGACGTGGCTATTAGTCAAGGATTCCAG GTTGAGGAACGGCTGGTGTCTGTGGACGAACTGCTTGATGCTGACGAAGTTTTCTGTACGGGAACCGCCGTGGTTGTATCTCCTGTTGGTAGCATTACTCATCAAGGGAGAAG GGTAACATATGGAAATGATGGTGTTGGTGTTGTGTCGCAGCAATTATACTCTGCGCTTACTAGCCTACAAATGGGACTTTCGGAGGATAAAATGGGTTGGATTGTTGAGCTTAAATGA
- the LOC132046748 gene encoding protein CROWDED NUCLEI 4: MASPGSSRLALTPTPSSALGRVSKTPLTDEVIWKRLREAGFDEDSIKRRDKSALIAYIAKLETEIYDHQYQMGLLILERKEWVSNNEQFKAAAESAELLYKREQAARLSDAAEAKKVENNLKKALGIEKECVANIEKALHEMRAECAEAKVASENKLAEAQSMMEDAQKKYADAGEKLHKAESLEAEASLFNRSAERKLREVESREDDLRRQTLSFKSDCEAKEKEIHLEKQSFSERLKTLQRSQEELLEAQALLNKREDFIFNRSLELNRREKDLEDEKLNLENDVKTLNEEKRNLELKLKSLSAREKAVIKRETELTNKEEELLLLQGKLQSKEMDGMKQAVVNQDATLVTKISSIEAELETKRKLVEDEIQTKRRAWELKDMDIKYREDLITEKEYDLERQSRTLAEKEKELEDRVHVVEEKERNLQAAEKEVELQRTVLQQEKEGINKIRHDLEKSLKMLDEKRKYVDHEEEQAEAMKSETQELLILETRLKQEIDMIRAEKEEIEKQADRLKAEKAKFETEWEVIDEKREELQQEAERVAEEKLAISKLLKDSRDSLKAEKHAIQEEYKQNLESLSRDRETFMYEIESERAEWFSKIQKERENFLLDVEMQKKELENRIEKRREEIETDLKEKEKAFEEQKKKELQDIASLRETVEKELENAGLELKKLDAQRKEINLDRERRDKEWAELNHAIEELTVQRLKLEKQRELLHADREEILAQIEQLKKLEDVKIIPDRIVTPKKLPSAKRFLKHPLVMGSGLDGNCNNGVRRDISSVTRENGNSSSPISTPFSWLKRCADTLLERTPSNKRRRENGDTISQLTENGASRPSSPAPEASAVEHLEVPDAPAVEHLEVPPDQTPIAGEETTVYIDKIVTVHEMTEINVKKVAEGSQETLSGESGEKLGNNGSLESDQNGKAERRSRRTRATRK, from the exons ATGGCAAGTCCAGGGTCAAGTAGATTAGCTTTGACTCCAACGCCTAGTTCTGCTTTAGGTAGGGTTTCTAAAACCCCTTTGACAGATGAAGTGATATGGAAGAGACTCCGTGAAGCTGGATTTGATGAAGACTCTATTAAACGTAGAGATAAATCTGCTCTTATTGCTTATATTGCCAAACTCGAAACTGAG ATCTATGACCATCAATATCAAATGGGTCTTCTCATCCTGGAAAGGAAGGAGTGGGTTTCCAATAATGAGCAATTTAAAGCAGCTGCTGAGTCAGCTGAACTCTTGTACAAGCGTGAACAAGCTGCACGTCTTTCTGATGCGGCTGAAGCTAAGAAAGTTGAAAATAATCTGAAGAAAGCGCTTGGAATTGAGAAAGAATGCGTCGCAAAC ATTGAGAAAGCATTGCATGAGATGCGAGCGGAGTGTGCTGAAGCAAAAGTTGCATCGGAGAATAAATTGGCTGAAGCACAAAGCATGATGGAGGATGCTCAGAAGAAGTATGCCGATGCGGGAGAAAAGTTGCATAAAGCAGAATCTTTGGAAGCAGAAGCCAGCCTTTTTAATCGTAGCGCAGAAAGAAAATTACGTGAAGTCGAGTCACGAGAAGATGATCTTAGGAGACAGACATTATCATTCAAGTCAGA TTGTGAAGCAAAAGAGAAAGAGATCCATCTGGAGAAACAATCGTTCTCTGAAAGGTTGAAAACTCTACAGCGATCTCAAGAAGAGTTATTAGAGGCTCAGGCTCTTCTCAACAAGAGAGAAGATTTTATATTTAACAGATCTCTAGAACTGAACAGACGTGAGAAAGACTTGGAGGATGAAAAATTAAACCTGGAGAATGACGTTAAAACCCTGAATGAGGAGAAGCGCAATCTGGAGCTGAAACTGAAATCTCTATCAGCAAGAGAAAAA GCCGTAATCAAAAGGGAAACTGAACTTACCAATAAAGAGGAAGAGCTACTgctattacaggggaaactccaAAGCAAGGAGATG GATGGCATGAAGCAGGCTGTGGTTAATCAGGATGCCACATTAGTAACTAAGATATCTTCTATCGAGGCAGAGTTGGAAACAAAACGGAAATTGGTGGAAGATGAGATCCAGACCAAGAGGCGGGCTTGGGAGTTGAAAGATATGGATATTAAGTATCGGGAGGACCTAATTACTGAAAAGGAGTATGATCTGGAGAGGCAATCAAGAACACTAGCTGAGAAGGAGAAAGAGTTGGAAGACAGGGTACATGTAgttgaggaaaaagaaagaaacctcCAAGCTGCTGAAAAAGAGGTAGAGTTGCAGAGAACAGTTCTGCAGCAAGAAAAGGAAGGAATCAACAAAATCAGACATGATCTTGAAAAGTCTCTGAAAATGCTGGATGAAAAAAGAAAGTATGTCGACCATGAGGAAGAGCAAGCGGAGGCTATGAAAAGTGAAACTCAAGAGTTGCTGATTCTGGAAACGAGGCTAAAGCAAGAGATTGATATGATTAGAGCGGAGAAGGAAGAAATTGAGAAGCAGGCAGATCGGCTGAAAGCAGAGAAAGCTAAATTTGAGACTGAATGGGAGGTAATCGATGAGAAGAGAGAAGAGTTGCAGCAGGAAGCTGAACGTGTGGCTGAAGAGAAATTGGCCATTTCTAAGCTTCTTAAGGATAGCCGTGACAGCCTGAAAGCAGAGAAACATGCAATTCAAGAAGAATACAAGCAAAATCTGGAGTCACTTTCTCGTGACCGTGAAACCTTCATGTATGAGATTGAGAGTGAACGTGCAGAGTGGTTTAGCAAAATTCAGAAAGAACGCGAAAACTTTTTGCTGGATGTTGAGATGCAGAAAAAGGAGCTAGAGAACCGCATTGAAAAAAGGCGTGAAGAAATAGAAACTGACCTAAAGGAAAAGGAGAAAGCCTTTGAggagcaaaagaaaaaagaacttcAGGATATTGCATCTCTCAGGGAGACTGTGGAGAAGGAATTGGAAAATGCTGGCTTGGAGTTGAAGAAACTAGATGCTCAGAGAAAAGAGATTAATTTGGATCGTGAGAGAAGGGATAAAGAATGGGCAGAGCTAAATCATGCTATAGAAGAACTTACGGTGCAAAGGCTGAAATTAGAGAAACAAAGGGAATTACTTCATGCTGATAGGGAGGAGATTCTTGCTCAGATTGAGCAGTTGAAAAAATTGGAGGATGTTAAGATTATACCGGATCGTATTGTCACACCCAAAAAATTACCTTCTGCAAAAAGATTTTTGAAGCATCCCTTGGTGATGGGTTCTGGTCTGGATGGGAATTGTAATAATGGTGTTAGACGAGATATTTCTTCTGTCACGAGAGAGAACGGAAATTCATCTTCTCCTATCTCTACTCCATTCTCATGGCTTAAGAGATGTGCTGATACATTGCTTGAGCGTACACCAAGTAACAAAAGGCGGAGGGAAAATGGGGATACTATATCTCAATTGACCGAGAATGGTGCATCACG CCCATCGTCACCAGCACCTGAAGCATCAGCAGTTGAACACCTAGAAGTACCAGATGCACCAGCAGTTGAACACCTGGAAGTACCACCTGACCAAACTCCCATTGCTGGAGAGGAGACTACTGTATACATTGATAAAATTGTTACAGTTCATGAAATGACGGAAATCAATGTGAAAAAAGTTGCAGAGGGAAGTCAG GAGACTCTCTCTGGGGAAAGTGGTGAGAAGCTTGGGAACAACGGTAGCTTGGAATCAGATCAAAATGGGAAAGCCGAGAGGAGATCCCGGAGAACCAGGGCAACAAGGAAGTAG
- the LOC132046746 gene encoding uncharacterized protein LOC132046746: MSTSSFLYTLLILIIISFLCQASAIKLPGAHYLGNLKSSSKTFSLVDKSKAPKYEYETKYFEQKLDHFSFADLPSFQQRYLINTQHWVGPSRLGPIFLYCGNEGDIEWFAANTGFVWEIAPRFGAMVIFPEHRYYGESMPYGSKEEAYKNATTLSHLTAEQALADYAVLITELKRNLSAQACPVVLFGGSYGGMLAAWMRLKYPHISIGALASSAPILQFEDLVPPETFYNIVSNDFRRESMSCFNTIKESWDVINKVGQINGGLAQLTKTFHICRELESVDGLTNWLESAYSYLAMANYPYPTDFLMPLPGSPIKEVCRKIDGLPDGASVLQRIFEGISVYYNYTGKVNCFNLDDDPHGMSGWGWQACTEMVMPMASNKTTSMFREFYYDPKSNEEQCLKDYHVKPRPTWITTEFGGHAFKSALKAFGSNIIFSNGLLDPWSGGSVLEDVSETIVALNTEKGAHHLDLRAATAEDPDWLLDQRSSEVKLIKGWLDDYYDEKMATFSM; this comes from the exons ATGTCaacttcttcatttctctacACTCTTCTTATACTGATCATTATCTCATTTTTATGTCAAGCATCAGCTATTAAATTGCCAGGTGCTCATTATCTTGGCAATTTGAAGAGCTCAAGCAAgacattttcacttgttgataaAAGCAAAGCCCCAAAATACGAGTATGAGACTAAATATTTCGAGCAGAAGCTGGATCACTTCAGTTTCGCTGATTTACCTTCGTTTCAACAGCGTTATCTGATCAATACTCAACACTGGGTGGGTCCCTCTCGATTGGGTCCTATTTTCCTCTACTGTGGGAATGAAGGTGATATCGAATGGTTCGCTGCTAATACAGGCTTCGTTTGGGAAATTGCTCCTCGTTTTGGCGCTATGGTTATCTTCCCTGAG CATCGATACTATGGGGAGTCAATGCCGTATGGAAGTAAGGAAGAAGCATATAAGAATGCTACAACTTTGTCACATCTAACAGCTGAACAAGCTCTAGCTGATTATGCCGTGTTAATCACTGAGCTTAAAAGAAATTTATCTGCACAGGCATGCCCTGTTGTGTTGTTTGGTGGATCATATGGTGGAA TGCTTGCAGCTTGGATGAGGCTCAAATATCCCCATATTTCCATTGGTGCACTTGCTTCTTCTGCACCAATACTTCAGTTTGAAGATCTCGTGCCACCTGAAACCTTTTATAACATTGTCTCCAATGATTTCAGG CGTGAGAGTATGAGTTGCTTTAACACTATCAAAGAGTCTTGGGATGTGATTAACAAGGTGGGACAGATAAATGGCGGACTTGCACAACTGACAAAGACTTTCCACATCTGTAG GGAACTGGAGAGTGTTGACGGCCTGACTAACTGGTTGGAATCTGCTTATAGTTACTTGGCAATGGCCAACTACCCCTATCCTACCGACTTCTTGATGCCTTTACCTGGAAGCCCCATTAAAGAG GTATGTAGGAAGATTGATGGTTTGCCTGATGGTGCTAGTGTCCTGCAGCGTATATTTGAAGGAATTAGTGTCTATTATAATTACACTGGAAAAGTTAACTGTTTCAATCTGGACGATGATCCTCATGGTATGAGTGGTTGGGGTTGGCAG GCATGCACTGAGATGGTTATGCCAATGGCAAGTAACAAGACGACTAGTATGTTTCGAGAGTTCTATTATGACCCAAAGTCAAATGAAGAGCAGTGCTTGAAAGATTATCATGTCAAACCGAGGCCGACATGGATAACAACTGAATTTGGTGGACAT GCATTCAAGAGTGCGCTAAAAGCTTTTGGCAGCAACATCATATTCTCAAATGGCCTGTTAGATCCCTGGAGTGGTGGCAG TGTTCTGGAGGATGTGTCAGAGACTATAGTTGCTCTAAATACTGAGAAAG GTGCCCATCACTTAGATCTGCGTGCTGCAACTGCTGAAGATCCTGATTGGCTTCTGGATCAAAGGTCAAGTGAGGTTAAGCTAATCAAGGGCTGGCTGGACGATTACTATGATGAAAAGATGGCAACTTTCAGCATGTAG